Part of the Macrobrachium nipponense isolate FS-2020 chromosome 49, ASM1510439v2, whole genome shotgun sequence genome, CTAATGTCACGAATATTCGTATATAATACTTTACAAATGTAAAGGATGATTTGGTTATCATTTCATTAAAACACTCATTACAATTTAAATAATTTACCtcctctttctgtacttcccactgccttctgtaacttctttcgaatgaacaccttggtgggcttattccatatgaagagtgttcatcttctcaataataataataataataataataataataataataataataataataataataataataggtccctCAGAGTTCTTCaaagttttcgcttactcgagatgtaagcctacacactacgttgttgttgttgttgggggtaggaaaggtctatggaaaagcctaaaaaggtctgaaaaggcgttttgtgttgagttaaagatacaggaatttaaggataggatatttatgatttagttataagaatgaaaatgtagaaaataaatagtgtgcatgtaaaacagtacagaacaattatttctaataaaacatagcatattcattttaattttcgttagtgaaacaacgcgCTTTCACAGCGTAGACTTTAACACGCGCTCCAaagtaagctgggggtcggatTACGCCTTTATGAAGAAGGTTCTGCATATGAAAAGCTTTAGACGTTTCCATAACCATATTGGCAATGCAGAACTCTTTGAAGCTGTATGTATGGCTCGTGGCGTGTTCTGAACATATTGTAAAATGTGGTCTTATTCAAGAgtgaactattatcattatcttattaaTTTGGGGAAAAACTCTCTGATCATGAGAATATATACAGTGTTCTACAGGGTCCACTATAATGAAAATGttgaaagttcgtgtataatttataaacactttataaagtgtttattaaATTATACGCGAACTTTTGACacatttattattgtggacccctttgaACACTATATATTCTcgagatagagagtttttcccaaaataatataatcataataatggttctGTTGTTAAAATTGTTgcttgaacaacaacaacaacaacaacaacaacaacaacaacaacaacaacaacaataataataataataataataataataataacaataataataataataataataataacaataataaaatattctaaggggtccCCGATAGTAAGAATGTTTGGAAAGTTCGTGTAGTTAATttattaaacactttataaaataaagtgtttataaattatactcGAACTTTCaacattcttattattgtggaccccttagaatatattattattattattattataaaacagaccctctctcaagcatactttattaaaagtaatggctacttcagcagcgttacacttgtagagattcttctctattttgcgaatagtggctttttccgtgcaacttaaacaggctagtagagcgcctatagaggtcatgggttaaatacagggtcaaaataggtgtataatttgaattttacagataaactcatgataccatagtcatcaaagtcattaacgattttctctctctctctctctctctctctctctctctctctctctgtaaaattcaaatatatgcaactattttgaccctgtatttaaccatgacctctataggcgctctactagcctgtttaagtagcacggaaaaagccgctatttgcaaaatagagaagaatctctacaagtgtaacgctactGAAGCAGCCATTACTTGTAATAaagtatttagtttattattattattattatgaattattattatttattattattattagtattattattattattattattcaagcaaCCATTTATACAACAGAACCTAATAAAAACCCTTTTTTAGCGTTCTGCGTTTATTACTAAATCACCGcaaatatcattttattaatatcaatatcaaaaacACCAACTGCTTTTAAAAAGCAATTCCCTCCTCCTCAGGTGCTACAGAGAACCACTTGGGAATAAACTCCTTTCAAAGAGCTAAGctatcctctcttcctcttcacaaAAAGCTGCGAAAATCCTTTTGTtacgggggcggggcgggggtgagagagagagagagagagagagggagagtaagggagagagggaggaactCTGGTCGTAATATTATTCTAATGATGAAGAAAGCGACTACATTAAGTCCAGTTCTGGTTCTTCCTCCCCGGCGAAGACGATTTCCCAGTTTTGGAGAATGTGGGGCGGAAAATTGAATCTCTTTTAATGGGTCTTCGCAACTTCGCTTTTTTTGGGTAATGAGGAGGTTTTGGCCGGTGATTCAAGACATCTGAAGGAAAGCATCTCCTCCTCTTTTCGAGTATTTGGAGTTATTAATTAAACATTTCCTGTTTCCAAATATttggaatatatagatatatatatatatatatatatatatatatatatatatatatatatatatatatatatacacacacacacattcatctaTTAACATATCAAGTCTTTCGTCTCGTGATCCGAAACTTTATAACAGCAAAATTCtttttacttagagagagagagagagagagagagagagagagatacatacgtTCATCTACTAACACAGTCTTTCTCTCATGATCCGAATTTTATGACAGCaaaataatatgagagagagagagagagagagagagagagagagagagagagagagagagagagagagagagagagagagactctgctaCGAAAAAAAACTCGACGAATGTCTTGCCTCAGAaattctgtataaatatatatatatagtgtcaatTTGGTCGAGAGCCTGGTGATTGGCGTGAGAATTGAGTCAGTCGTGGACGGAATCTGTAACGAAGCCACACTATTCCAGGCGGAACCTGTAAACTGCACATAGAGAAACAGACAGGAAAAAGACATCCTTAATACCGATTATTGCATTTCTTGCTCTTTAGCCTTGAAACTGGATCTTCTTCCCAGATGCATCTGGCCATGGGCCGCAATTGTCTTATATAAATGCAGCCATCttgtttatacattattaagccTTTTCGAATCTTAGTTGTTTCGATGATAAGTTTTGATGTTTTCACATATTTAAGATTCCCtttactatttatttactttgcacACGAAGGCTTTATTTATTCGATGTTTCCCAAGCTGTATATGTTTACCTTACAGGTCACTGTTGGTTCGAGAAATCTATTATCCATAAATTTCTGTGATTTCTGGACAAATCTGCTACTGAAAAGGAGTACCAACATAATGTCAACGTATGAACTGTGCTTACAACGACTGCGTAATCCCACCGACGTTCTCGATACTCCACggtagaaacttaaaaaaaaataaaaaaaaacaagagttccACGAACCAGCAATCGGGACCAATTCGATCAAGTGACCTAAAAGTCCCCACCCCGCCACAATGTCCTCTCTTTGATGCTTTGATGACGAACCTTCGAattcttcatttctctctttccctggggccattgaAGGCTAATCAGACCGTGCAGCGTGTTTACGATCCATCGGCCCAGAGCGTATAACTGACGAGCATTGTCTGAAacgctgctaaaaaaaaaaaaaaaaaaaaaacaaggcattCACAAGAGCTGTACATTAATACAATGTGTCGAGCTTTCCTCTATTGTGAGGGCTGGTTTTGATAATTATCAATGAGCTGCGCTGATATACAGAATAAATGATTACATGATGATACACCCCCATTCTTATTAGTTTTCCGTCCGCCAtcatatcttaaaaacgactgaatCTAGAGGAATGCTAATTGGTTcactgatcatccaccctccagtcatcaaacatacaaaattgcagccctctagcctcagtagtttttatttaatttaaggttaaagttagccataatcgtgcgtctggcaatggtATAGGCCAGGCCACGAAcgtgccgcggctcatacagcattataccgagaccaccgaaagatagatctaccattctcggtggctttgattatagtCTTTAgcggctgtatagaaaactcgattgcgcagaagaaacttcggcgcatttttcacttgttttatgattgattgattagtgTTTTCTTAGTTACAGACTTAGTAGGTGTCATGTCTAATTGATATCTAAAACTcataaataattatttgtatCCACGTTCCAGAGatgaaacttcaataataataataataataataataataataataataataataataatcaagaagaaagagaTCCAGTCATGCATGGGTCAAATATGTTTAGAAATAAATCTATAAAGagagcttaataataataacaacacaaggaatgaacaaaaatgaaaaaaaaaaaaacactatataccttgacaataatgaaaaaacactATATACCTTCACAATATTCCTCCCAGAATGCTTCGTTAATCATTCATGCAGTTTCTATTAGTTTAGCATCGAAAATCCTATTATTCAAATGGCGAAGGACATTAGTATGCCGAGCGCTTTTTTTCGTACATACCAGCAAATCACATCAGGGCCAGGTAGACCGGAGAAATCTATTGGGCTCCACGTGGCAGGCGTCGTAAatactatatactacaatatGTCACCTGCCATGGCTGGCCAGGAATATATAGAGATTTTTTATAAGTCTGTTTGATGAGacttttaatgttttcatttttcacctACAAATTCCGCTTTTCAAGTTGTCAGACTTCTTTTGGTGAGGCCACATAAAAGAGACAGTATTTCACCGAACTGACAGGTCAGGTTACAGTAATTTTATACAACCTTCGTTTTTATTTAccgtcaaagaaaactatttgtctgtccgtccgtcctcggATCTTAAAATCGACCGAGGCTacatggctgcaaattggtatgttgatcaccctgACTAATTATTGGTTCTATTAAGATAAACGATTAAAACTAtcgttttaataaataaatgcacaaatcCACAAGCACATATCTCCCATAACTTCACCAAAAAAGCTAATTAGTGCTTCTCATTATTCAGTTTAGATAACTTGATTGGATTCACCGCTATGACTATTATTATTGGTTCTATTAGATAGACGaccaaatcaactgaaaacaaaattccctttgttccagaaataaaaaaaatgaaaagctttcCATTCCAAGAAGTGAAACTGATATGGCGGACGCCATTTTCATAATACCACTCAGAACACATCAGCTAAATTAAGATGTTGCCCCAAAGCCTCTCCGTGGCAAGGATCTCAACTGAAAGCACTCACAAATGCAAACAATTATTATTTCCCCCTTGAAGCACACCATCAACAGAGCAAACAATTCACAAGACGATACAATCAACTCTCAACTCCTACTCAgtgttgcttgtttgtttgtttgtctggtgtttttacgttgcgtggaaccagtcagtggttattcagcaatgggaccaacggcttgacgtgacttccgaaccacgtcgagattcgtgaacttctatcaccagaaatacacatctctaaccccctcaatggaatgccctagaatcgaactcgcgaccaccgaggtggcaggccaagaccgtaccgatcacgccaccgaggcagAAAGTCCCCTTCCGAATTTTAACAAAAAACTCCTCACCGATCTCAGCATCGACGGCGTGAAGCACAACGAGGAACTCTTCCGGGGCAGCAGCGGGCGCTGGTTGGGGGGCCTCGGCTGCGACGACTGGGTAGGCGTGGTAGGGGCGAGGGGGCACGCGGGCGAGTGGTTCAGAGGCTTGTACTCCGGTTGGTACGGCTCCAGCATCCTTATCTTGCCCCATCTGGTGAGGAGGTGGGATGGAATTACATCAAATGACAGGAAATGACATCAAAAGGATTACATCAAATGACAGATTACATCAAATGACAGATTACATCTAGAGATTACATCTAATGACAGGAAATTACATCAATGGATACCTCAAATGACAGATGATACATCACGGGATTACATCAAATGACAGGAAATTACATCAAGGGATTACATCAAATGACAGATTACATCACGGATTACATCAAACTGACAGGAAATTACATCACTGGGGGATTACATCAAATCGACAGATAACATCACGGGATTAAATTCATCAAATGACAGGGAATTACATCAATGGATTACATCAAATGACAGATTACATCACGGGAGGGGATTACATCTAATGACAGGAAATTACATCAATGGATTACATCAAATGACAGATTACATCACGGGATTACATCAAATGACAGGAAATTACATCAATGGATTACCTCAAATGACAGATTACATCACGGGATTACATCAAATGACAGGAAATTCCATCAAATGACAGATTACATTCACGGGATTACATAATATGACAGGAAATTACATCAATGGGATTACCTCAAATGACAAGATTACATCACGGGATTACATCAAATGACAGGAAATTACATCAATGGATTACATCAAATGACAGATTACATCAAGGGATTATATCAAACGATAGGAAATTACATGAAGGGATTACGTCAAATGAGGAAATGACATCAAGGGATTACATCGAATGACAGGAAATCACATCCAAGGGATTACATCGAATGACAGGAAATTACATGAAGGGATTACACTACATGGCAAGGAATTACATCAAATGAACAGATTACATCTAGGGATTTACAATCAAATGACAGGAAATTACATTCAAGGGATTACATCAAATGTCAAATGACAGGAAATTACCATCAAGGGCATTCCATCGAATGACAGGAAATTGTCATCAAGGGATTATTAATCAAACGACAGATTACATCAAGGGATTACATCAAATGAGGAAATGACATACTAAGGGGATTACATCGAGTGAGGGAGAATTACATGAAGGGTTCATTTTAAATGCGAGGAAATCACTTCAAGTAATCATATCATGGGATTACATCACACAAATGCACTGCAACTGAGAATTACATTACGGCAATGAACTACGTGAGATAATTCAGTGTAATGACAGGATtacttcaaaattacttgagatAAAAGTAAATTGCATCACTTATAATGAGTAATGAGTAATTCCTAGTGGAATTACATCATCAGATGAATTACATCcaagataaaaataacaatagaatCCAATAGAATTACACTAATAAAGGAAACAGCATCTAGGGACTGACAGTATCAAAATTCCATCAAATAATCTGTCACAATTCCATCTGAGAAATTACATTAGAGATAATGTGGACTGAGCGAAAAGAGAAAACAGGAATTTTTCCGTGGAATTATATCAGGTAATGTAATTCTTTCAAGTATTACATCACATAAGTCAACTACAACTGATGATTAAATGTCACTGGTAAATTACATCAGACAATGAacgtgaaatataaatatacgaaAAAGTCAATTAGGTAGAATTACGTCAGTTACATCAAGTAACAAAATCATATCAATGTACCGCATCGCaggaatttatcaaatatatttctgactcacgttGGGATCGAACCCTGGCCCTAAAAGTTGTGTGGTTCAGCCAGCAGCAGTCTTGCCTTTCTCGAGAGCCCagcgtgagtcagaaatttatctcCGTTTTATACGTGACTGTGTTAATGTAGTACTACACGGAATAAGAGTCATGGCTGACAAAGGAACGACGAGAAAAGATTATTTCAACTTCCTCACCTGTGCACGAACAGGATTATGGCCACAATCCACAGCAAGAGGACCAGAAGGACCAAGGTGATCTCCTCGGCTCTGACCACAGGTGCCTGAGCATCCGTGACTATCTCTgaaaaagatttattattatcatcattattattaattataaaactgAGCACACTTTCAGGGTACGTTAACACCTTTCcagaatttaatattattattattacagaatttaACGCTACTCTtgtgaaacaagcccaccaaaagggggtcattgacttgaaattcaatcttctaaAAAAATGGTTGATTTTAAAAGTGGTTTCACCAGTGATTATGGGTTCCATGATAAACATCACACTGACAATAAATTGCGGCATACCTTCATCACTGCTAATAGCTGCTAGGCACCCAGCACATTCCACCCTACAGCTATCCATAGCTAAAGGCTAATCAGATGACCCAAATTGGCCCAAAATCTATTGCAACTAGAGCCTTTAGCATATCATCCATATTACCTGAATGTCAGGTATTGATTCTAAgcagattttaaataaaaataactaccacAATTACAATtggaaaccaggaaagaatctaCAGACACAAGACTTACCTTTGATCTGGAAGAAGATGGCTGAGGTGTTGTCCATGGTGTCAGCTGTCAGTTTGACCTCGTAAACAGTCCAAGGCTCCACACCTTCCTCCAAAGTGACTCCACGACTGTTGGCTCCCACACGTCCTAGCATACGCCTGGAGAcagaaaatgaagacatgtatAGGGGGAAACAGAAAAGGAAGACAGACAGACGTCTAGGGGGATATGGAATCTCTCTTCGACAGTATCAGGATCAAAGAGGTTTCAACCTAATTTGATTGGTAGTTACAGGGAAATATTTCACTTACAAAATATGGAGGAAATACATCTATATTTCCCAGTGACAAGAGCAGGTTGTTATTAATATCTACAGGAAAATGTTTGGGTTACAAAAAAATGTTCTTGAAGTGAGGTTGGTGACCTTTTGCTAGGGAGAGAGATGTCTTTCATATTGTTTGAACTTTGATGATCGATTTATAGATTTTGCcagcatgcaaaaaaaaaataaataaataaataaaaacgtaaattaCAGAGAACTCTTTATTGGTTTCAGAAAAAAGCTTTACAGAAAGAAACCAGCCTCTCCTCATTCTTCCTTCATTCTCTTTATTTCCTCTTCCCGACCTCCTCCAACTCCATCCTGCGACCAGAATACGGAGGAATATATCCTACAGGGACGAGACATACGCAACTCCGTAAGGACTACTGTTGGCAATCCTTAGAAATCAGCGCCTTTCCGGGAAAACATATCACGTACTGGAAGTCTGTCCCGTAGGCGCTGactattttatgagagagagagagagagagagagtcacactgCGGTAAAATCAGTAAATTTCTCCAGGGTCTCTGTGCCAAGATGTAAGGTAAAATCCGtatctgttcgccctcagatcttacaaaattAGGGGCATATTTTTACTTGTCAAATGTGTAGGTCCCTTATCTCTAATTTATAACATGTTGATTGATAAGACGATTTAATAGTCAATTATCAATTGATAAGACAATTTAATAGTAAATTACCAATTGATTTAATAATTATCAACTGATTAAAGACAATTTAATAGTCAATCTTATCAATGACTAAGACAATGGATAATAAGTCCCATTTATCATTTGGATAAGACAAGTTTAATAGTCCAATTATCAATTGAATTAAAGACAATGCAATAGTCAATTATTATTTGATAAGACAATTTAATAGTCAATTATCAATTGATAGGACAATTTAATACTCAATTATTAATTGATAAGACAATTTAATAGTCCATTATCAATTGATAGGACAATTTAATACTCAATTATCAATTGATAAGACAATTTAATACTCAATCATCAATTGATAGAACAATTTAATACTCAATTATCAATTGATAAGACAATTTAAAAGTCAATTATCTGGCGTAACGACGACAACAGGGTCATCGGaatagaaaaaatctaaaaaaaaaaataattttaacagctatgcacacaaactcacacacacacaaaccattaCACAATAACACTTCATGAAAGCCATAACAcggtaagaaatataaaattcacaagCTATAAAACAAAATCTATAAAACCACTTGAGAGACACTTTACAGTTACTTAAGActtccattaaaaaatatataggttATATGCTGTTCAGGAGACTCACTTCCTTTTATTAACTTTAACACGATTTATTGTCTTCAATCGACAGTTGCCATAATagcgtacatgtatgtatatatatatattccatatatatatatatatatatatatataatatatatgtgtgtgtgtgtgtgtgtgtgtgtgtgtacgtatatatatatatatatatatatatatatatatatatatatatatatatataatattttgacaGCCTTACCTCTTAACAAATATACCTCAGGCGTGATCACTAatacataattttctttcttgcaagcatgtatgtacgtatatgtatggatggatgtatgataaaAGAATGTGTAACGTACACAAAACAGAACTAGGCATTTACATCTTGAGCGACAAATCCACCAGCCCTCTacctccaaaataataatatctttgtttttatttcatttttattttgttaaaaattcattAAGTCCGTTTTAAGCACCCTGATCCTCTTCCAGCGAAACCAGATGGCGGTAAAGAAAGTGAGTTCCTGGAACTTCCATTCCACAACACTTTCGGCGCCGCCCGGACTCTCGATGAAGACTGACGCGACAACAGCAAAATTGAATCCTGAGGGATTCAGCAGTGCCCTTCTTCGGAGCACACGCCAACAAAAGGTGCGCTATTCGGTGCCAGAaccaaggggagggggagggaaagaatcgaggggaggggaaggggaaaggagagagaTTCATTTGCATAAGGAGGTCTTTATTTGCTTAAAGCAACGCTCCCAAGACGTTCATTTGCTTATAAACAACGCTGCCAGGGAAACGAAATAGGTTGGTGGTGGGTCAGACTGACTCGAGATTTAGCGTCTTGAGGAAACAGAGGGTCTTTTTCTGGTAAAAtgttaatgtttattattatatgggTCCGCTCGCTTATTTGCTATATAATTAACCTCACCTCTATGCTCTGTCTTACAcatctcacacacatacacagagacacagtacatacatacatacatacacacatatatatgtaaatcaattCTTCGgttaaacaggatacgtctcaagaatgaaaggcccattaaaaacaattCGATATGCGTGGTAGTCAGACCACTGAAATACTCCATTATTCTataaccagagtgttttaatgggccttttatactatatatatatatatatatatatatatatctatatatataatactgtgtgtatgaatgtaaaaAGACAATTAACTGcctgaagaaaaaaatgtaagtaactctgaaaacatatatatcctatatattttcttttcccgtTTTCGTATCGGTCAGGGAAATGGGCATTTCCCAATACCTCCTCAGACCTCCAGCGCCCTCGTCGTCCTTGCGGTAATCCTGATGAAACCCTGCAATGGACGatcttcagttgcaaatgtgttTCTCATCCATAACAGGAAGTAATTTGGTGCATACTGCATGCAATAATGAAGAGCCACcttacattttttgtattttctttttaagaccCACCTgacctttttgtattttctttttgacTTCAAGCAATCAATACTTAATCATGAGAAAACTCGTCCTTTCGTGCGCAACTGAACAGAGAAAACCTGACGAGAGATAATGAAACTACACATTCTTAACATTTCAGCCTGAGTTGAGAAAGTCGATATTTCGTCCAACTACGAAATAGGACGACCGAACGTATAGTTATTATTTCCAAGGTAATTGATCCTACTTTTTGTTTCTAACTTCAGAGAAGCCAATGCATCAATGAATACTGATTACTGAAGTTTGCTTACCAAACTTCACTTCGTTTTCAGTTGTCGGGAAGATTGAGACGAACTTCTTTTTCTACTCGTCACCGAAGACAATGCATGCTTATTATTGAAGTTTGCCCATCAAACTTCACTCCTCTTCCAGTTGCCGGGAAGTTTTAGACGAACTTCTGTCTGTATTGAAGTTTGCTTATCCAACTTCATTTCGATTTCAGTTACCGAGAAGTTTGAGACAACTTCTTTTTCTACTCATCACCTAAGACAGTGCAATCTTACTATTGAAGTTTGCCCACCAAACTTCACTCCTCTTTCAGTTACCGGAAAGTTGTAAGACGAACTTCCTTCGTAATTTTTAATGCTCAAAAACGCGTTGCACGTTGAGTGTTCCACTCTATTGTGGCAGGGAATATTTCAAAGCATTTACAATTTCTTTTGCGTTATGTTGGGGACAAAGGTCAAAGTTCGCGATCATAATCAAGATGAACTTGCTCCTAGGAACATGTAATAAACATGTTTTAGCAACATGTGTACGCAAATGATATGATACAAACAGTTGCCATAAATTCTTTTTGTTACAAAATAATTAAACCCCTACTAATATAAACCTACTATTTTGGAAAACTCAGAtccgattgaaaaaaaaaatttttaaacacaaaattatagactattttgtgaggaaatagtctataattttcgttttttttgtgtttttgccaagtgcatctaagctttccaaaaatacactaataaataataacattctGGGAAAACATagatgcaattaaaaaaaaaaaaaaaaaaatttgagtgaATATTTTCTCACAACAcctacgattatatatatatatatatatatatatatatatatatatatatatatatatatatatatatagtatatatatatatatatatatagagagagagagagagagagagagagagagagagagagagagagagagagagagagagagagagagagagattaatacccCAACGTAACACCCTTCCCTTCATTATCTCTGTGTCCAGAGATAATGAAGCACGTTATACCACTGTTaaaccaccaaaaaaaaaccctaatGTTTTAATAACCGTGAGAGGTTCATAACTGCATTAATAAACTCATATATTGCCacaaatgactaaaaaaaaaaaaccggctaCTGTTCCCGGTTTGTGTCAAAAGATTTAATCCACTCTGACGCCACGTCAGAAGGGAGAGTAAATACAAGtgtaccatagagagagagagagagagagagagagagagagagaga contains:
- the LOC135205168 gene encoding uncharacterized protein LOC135205168, producing MSSFSVSRRMLGRVGANSRGVTLEEGVEPWTVYEVKLTADTMDNTSAIFFQIKEIVTDAQAPVVRAEEITLVLLVLLLWIVAIILFVHRWGKIRMLEPYQPEYKPLNHSPACPLAPTTPTQSSQPRPPNQRPLLPRKSSSLCFTPSMLRSVEGPAADESSLGRIWGATERCPVVAESFKQHHTLEEGGGGRKNNEEDSNEVQTNQPGGGHPGILKVTRPNLTEDTSHMIPGSPQPPNPEYFHYGIVG